The following proteins come from a genomic window of Brevibacillus antibioticus:
- a CDS encoding amino acid permease: protein MSTSNMEQHNQLKRTMNSRHLFMISLGGVIGTGLFLGSGYTISQAGPVGAILSYLVGGFIMYLTMLCLGELTVAMPVAGSFQTYMTRFVSPALGFGVGWLYWLGWAVTVALELLSSGLLMQRWFPDSPVWMWCAIFGVVLFLLNALSARAFAESEFWFSSIKVSAIILFIILGGAAMFGLIDLKNSQPAPMLSNFTESPLLPFGITGLLMTMITVNFSFQGTELIGIAAGESENPERTIPKAIRTTVWRTLVFFILAIAIVAGMIPHQQAGVIESPFVVVFDSIGIPYAADIMNFVVLTALLSVANSGLYAATRMLYSLSREGMASKKLGAVNGKGIPMNALLITFAIALLSLLSGFFAEDTVFMVLLSIAGLGAQIGWISISASQLAFRRHYLKNGGKLEDLKFRTPLYPILPLISLILNLLVLVSLAFDPEQRIALYCGVPFMIIAMCVYQFHFKKKIEA from the coding sequence ATGTCCACAAGCAACATGGAGCAGCACAATCAATTGAAACGCACGATGAACAGCAGACACCTCTTTATGATTTCTCTAGGCGGCGTAATCGGAACCGGGTTATTCCTCGGATCAGGTTATACAATTAGTCAGGCAGGACCAGTTGGTGCCATTCTCTCCTATTTAGTCGGAGGCTTTATCATGTACCTGACTATGCTATGTCTGGGTGAGCTGACAGTTGCCATGCCAGTGGCCGGTTCGTTCCAAACATATATGACCCGCTTTGTTAGCCCAGCCCTTGGGTTTGGTGTAGGCTGGTTGTATTGGCTTGGTTGGGCCGTGACCGTTGCTTTAGAGTTGTTGTCATCAGGATTACTGATGCAGCGTTGGTTCCCTGACTCACCTGTTTGGATGTGGTGCGCGATCTTCGGTGTAGTGCTCTTCTTATTAAATGCTTTATCTGCTCGAGCGTTCGCTGAATCTGAGTTCTGGTTTTCTAGCATTAAAGTAAGCGCTATCATCTTGTTCATCATCTTGGGTGGAGCGGCGATGTTTGGCCTCATTGACCTGAAAAACAGTCAACCTGCACCAATGCTCTCCAACTTTACAGAAAGCCCGCTTCTCCCCTTTGGAATTACAGGCTTGCTGATGACGATGATCACCGTGAACTTCTCGTTCCAAGGCACCGAGCTAATCGGGATTGCCGCTGGAGAAAGTGAGAATCCAGAGAGGACGATTCCGAAGGCCATTCGTACGACGGTTTGGCGTACACTCGTTTTCTTCATTCTGGCGATTGCCATTGTGGCAGGGATGATTCCACACCAACAGGCGGGTGTGATTGAAAGTCCGTTTGTCGTCGTATTTGACAGCATCGGGATTCCTTATGCAGCTGACATTATGAACTTCGTTGTCCTGACAGCACTTCTGTCTGTGGCCAACTCTGGTTTGTACGCAGCAACTCGTATGCTTTACTCCCTGTCCAGAGAAGGAATGGCTTCGAAAAAGCTTGGGGCCGTAAATGGAAAAGGGATTCCGATGAACGCTTTGTTGATTACGTTTGCCATTGCGCTCTTGTCTCTTCTGTCCGGTTTTTTTGCAGAAGATACGGTCTTCATGGTACTGTTGTCTATCGCTGGTCTCGGTGCACAGATCGGATGGATCTCCATCTCCGCTTCGCAGCTTGCATTCCGTCGTCATTACCTGAAAAATGGAGGCAAGCTGGAGGATCTGAAGTTCCGTACACCTTTGTACCCTATACTGCCTTTGATTTCCTTGATCTTGAACTTGCTCGTTCTCGTGAGTCTGGCATTCGATCCAGAACAACGCATCGCCTTGTACTGCGGAGTTCCGTTCATGATCATTGCAATGTGCGTGTATCAATTCCATTTTAAAAAGAAAATCGAAGCGTAA
- a CDS encoding MDR family MFS transporter yields the protein MKWEWWRETPFSVKLLLSTSFMMNMGFYALIPYLTLYLTGSIGWTLAMAGIVLSVRQFSQQGLAFLGGVIADAFGYKGAMFLGLGVRAVGFAMFAFCTETWHFFVAAILSGLGGALFEPACSAAYAIITPEAIRKEVFSLRNVLGNIAVVGSQIVGTALSAIDFTYISLFAGAVFGVNAIVIFFLFPPIRATNTRHSIWESMSTVVKDKLFVRYTFILMGYYYLNMQVFLTIPLFVENVTHNKVNVGIVLSALSLFVILFQMKVTQLLEGYPQRLTLIGIGTLFMSVGLFLFTFADSLWLILLDVFLFALGTMIAVPNLVDVVPRFAPKDLVGAYYGFNGYSIAIGGSFGQVAGGWVYDVGLRLQTPWLPWTICLVIGFGVAWMLYRMEQQTGQIGNNLKKIARS from the coding sequence ATGAAGTGGGAATGGTGGCGAGAAACGCCCTTTTCAGTGAAGCTCTTGTTAAGCACATCTTTTATGATGAATATGGGTTTTTATGCATTAATCCCGTATCTCACTTTGTATTTGACGGGCAGCATCGGCTGGACACTGGCGATGGCAGGGATTGTCCTGAGTGTCAGACAGTTCTCTCAGCAAGGTCTTGCCTTTTTAGGCGGTGTGATCGCGGATGCCTTCGGATACAAAGGGGCGATGTTCCTCGGATTGGGCGTACGTGCCGTTGGGTTTGCGATGTTCGCCTTTTGTACCGAGACGTGGCACTTTTTTGTTGCCGCGATTCTTTCCGGATTGGGTGGGGCGTTGTTTGAGCCTGCTTGCTCTGCTGCCTATGCGATTATTACACCTGAGGCCATCCGAAAAGAAGTATTCTCGCTACGCAATGTACTTGGCAATATTGCGGTTGTCGGTTCCCAAATCGTGGGGACAGCACTCTCGGCTATTGATTTTACGTACATTTCGTTGTTTGCAGGGGCCGTTTTCGGAGTGAATGCCATCGTGATCTTCTTTTTATTTCCACCGATTCGCGCCACGAATACGCGGCATAGTATATGGGAAAGTATGTCCACGGTAGTAAAGGACAAGCTGTTTGTACGCTATACCTTTATCTTGATGGGGTATTATTACTTGAATATGCAGGTGTTTTTAACGATTCCGCTGTTTGTTGAGAATGTTACACATAACAAGGTGAATGTAGGAATCGTGCTTTCTGCGCTTTCGCTGTTTGTAATCTTATTTCAAATGAAAGTAACACAATTGCTGGAGGGTTATCCGCAAAGGCTTACCTTGATTGGCATCGGGACGTTGTTTATGAGTGTGGGACTATTTTTGTTCACGTTTGCCGATTCATTGTGGCTTATTCTCTTGGATGTGTTCCTTTTTGCACTGGGAACCATGATTGCTGTTCCGAATCTGGTGGATGTCGTTCCCCGTTTTGCTCCCAAGGACTTGGTGGGCGCCTATTACGGCTTCAACGGGTATTCGATTGCCATCGGGGGTTCATTTGGACAGGTAGCGGGAGGATGGGTGTACGATGTAGGGCTGCGCTTGCAAACGCCGTGGCTGCCGTGGACCATTTGTTTGGTCATCGGGTTTGGGGTGGCCTGGATGCTATATCGCATGGAACAACAAACCGGACAAATCGGGAATAATCTAAAGAAAATAGCTCGCTCGTAA